A portion of the uncultured Bacteroides sp. genome contains these proteins:
- a CDS encoding glycosyltransferase family 4 protein, whose translation MEKLFIVVNVDSFFLSHRKDIAVAALDKGYDVTIVAKDTGFKEKIIDLGLDFINLPINKTGMNLYQELKTFSFLYKLYKKEKPDIVHHVGMKIMLWGGLAAKLTNVKGVLNAVSGCGVFFSDEHINSPITKMLLKVFRFIHNRNNLKVIFQNSEDKALFIKNKVINDFQCSMIKGSGVDLDIFNYTPETSDGRIKVILTARMVLDKGVLVLVDAANQLKEKYHDKVQFILCGGLDTNPNAIKKETLESVCDGEYILWLGHRTDVKDLLKSSHIVAFPSYYKEGLPKSLIEATAIGRPIITTNSVGCKEAVIDGYNGFLIPIKDSVSLADKLEILISDAKLRVNMGNNSRKLAEKEFSVLNVVDKHLKLYNTLLLHEKY comes from the coding sequence ATGGAAAAACTTTTTATTGTTGTAAATGTAGATTCTTTTTTCTTATCCCATCGTAAAGATATTGCTGTTGCAGCTCTTGATAAAGGTTATGATGTTACTATTGTTGCTAAAGATACAGGCTTTAAAGAAAAAATCATTGATTTAGGTTTAGACTTTATTAATCTACCGATTAATAAAACGGGGATGAATCTTTATCAGGAACTAAAGACTTTTTCTTTTTTATATAAACTCTATAAAAAAGAAAAACCTGATATTGTTCATCATGTAGGTATGAAAATAATGCTTTGGGGTGGGTTAGCAGCTAAACTAACTAATGTTAAAGGAGTTTTAAATGCAGTAAGCGGATGCGGTGTTTTTTTCTCTGATGAACATATAAATTCACCAATAACAAAAATGCTGCTTAAGGTTTTTCGTTTTATACACAATAGAAATAACTTAAAAGTAATCTTCCAAAATTCTGAAGATAAAGCTTTATTTATTAAGAATAAAGTAATTAATGATTTTCAATGTAGTATGATTAAGGGGTCGGGTGTTGATTTGGATATATTTAATTATACCCCTGAAACCAGTGATGGAAGGATAAAAGTTATTTTGACGGCACGAATGGTTTTAGATAAAGGTGTACTTGTTCTTGTTGATGCCGCAAATCAATTAAAAGAAAAGTATCATGATAAAGTCCAATTTATATTATGTGGTGGACTTGATACAAATCCTAATGCTATAAAAAAAGAAACACTGGAATCTGTTTGTGATGGAGAATATATTTTATGGTTAGGACATAGAACAGATGTGAAAGATCTATTAAAATCCTCACATATTGTTGCTTTTCCATCCTATTATAAAGAGGGATTACCTAAATCTCTTATTGAAGCTACTGCAATTGGACGTCCAATAATAACAACAAATTCTGTGGGTTGTAAAGAGGCTGTGATTGACGGTTACAATGGCTTCCTTATTCCAATAAAAGATAGTGTTTCTTTGGCTGATAAACTTGAGATTTTAATAAGCGATGCTAAATTAAGAGTTAATATGGGAAATAACTCAAGAAAATTGGCAGAAAAAGAATTTTCAGTTTTAAATGTAGTGGATAAACATTTAAAACTATATAATACATTATTATTACATGAAAAATACTAG
- a CDS encoding glycosyltransferase produces MDQEYCKTILYIGGFELPDKNAAAQRVVTNAKILKMLGYNVVFVGIDKSRKDKYDIKDTESIVYGFTSYSIKYPKSLKDWRYYLSDISYLIELMKDVPSVVIAYNYPALALFRLNSYCKKCNIPVIADCTEWYEPQGSIIFKTIKGLDTFFRMRVLHPKLDGMIAISEYLYNFYSLKMKNVILLPPLVDKKQEKWCELKSESNERNTVDLVYAGSVGTGNKDRLDLIIDALALVYKRTAVYFKFTILGLTLDQYCNVYSVDGLPDNICDKISFKGRVSHIDALNTVCNSDFEIFLRDNNIANTAGFPTKFVESISCGTPVLTNLSTNLGVYLKNDFNGYILDNSSLECLADSLLVPLSMNKKSINKLKDNCKESDLFDFRNYVEKFGSFMSLVDR; encoded by the coding sequence ATGGATCAAGAATATTGTAAAACTATTTTGTATATTGGCGGTTTTGAACTGCCAGATAAAAATGCTGCAGCACAACGTGTTGTGACAAATGCAAAAATACTCAAAATGTTAGGGTATAATGTTGTTTTTGTCGGAATAGATAAATCTAGAAAAGACAAATATGATATTAAAGATACAGAATCTATTGTTTATGGATTCACATCATATAGTATTAAATATCCAAAGTCGCTCAAAGACTGGCGTTATTACTTATCAGATATTTCATATTTAATAGAACTAATGAAAGATGTTCCGTCAGTTGTAATTGCTTACAATTACCCAGCGTTAGCATTATTTCGTTTAAATAGTTATTGTAAGAAATGCAATATACCCGTCATTGCAGACTGCACAGAATGGTATGAACCGCAAGGAAGCATTATATTTAAGACGATTAAAGGACTTGATACTTTTTTTAGGATGAGAGTTTTACATCCGAAATTAGATGGTATGATAGCAATAAGTGAATACTTATATAATTTTTATTCTTTAAAAATGAAAAATGTTATACTTCTTCCACCTTTGGTCGATAAAAAACAAGAAAAATGGTGTGAATTAAAATCTGAAAGTAATGAAAGAAATACGGTCGATTTAGTTTATGCTGGTTCTGTAGGAACTGGAAATAAAGATAGATTAGACTTAATAATTGATGCTCTTGCTCTAGTATATAAAAGGACTGCTGTTTATTTTAAATTTACGATACTTGGTCTAACATTAGATCAATATTGTAATGTGTATTCGGTAGATGGCTTACCTGATAATATATGCGATAAAATTTCTTTTAAAGGTCGTGTATCACATATAGATGCATTAAATACAGTATGTAATTCCGATTTTGAGATATTTTTAAGAGATAATAACATTGCTAATACGGCCGGTTTCCCTACAAAGTTTGTTGAATCTATTTCATGCGGTACTCCAGTATTAACAAACTTATCAACTAATTTAGGAGTATATTTGAAAAATGATTTTAATGGCTATATTTTAGATAATTCATCATTAGAATGTTTGGCAGATTCATTATTAGTGCCCTTATCGATGAATAAAAAGTCAATTAACAAGCTAAAAGATAATTGTAAAGAAAGTGATTTGTTTGACTTTAGAAACTATGTAGAAAAATTTGGTTCTTTTATGTCGCTTGTTGACAGATGA
- the wecB gene encoding UDP-N-acetylglucosamine 2-epimerase (non-hydrolyzing) codes for MKKLKVLTVVGTRPEIIRLACVLQKLDASEAIDHILVHTGQNYDYELNEVFFEDLGLRKPDHFLNAAGANATTTAGQILINIDPVLEQEKPDAFLVLGDTNSCLCAIAAKKRHIPIFHMEAGNRCFDQRVPEESNRKIVDHTSDINMTYSDIAREYLLAEGLRPDRVIKTGSPMYEVLHQYLPKVQKSTVLEKLGLVKGEYFVVSAHREENIASEKNFFNLVTVLNSVAEKFNCPIIVSCHPRTRKMIEKHNVQFHEQVKLMKPMGLSDYLALQVNSKTVFSDSGTISEESSILNFRALNIREAHERPEAMEEASVMMVGLNPERVMQGLVQLQYQKTGEERNFRPVADYSMSNVSDKVVRIILSYTDYIKRVVWNEK; via the coding sequence ATGAAGAAACTAAAAGTATTAACGGTGGTGGGTACCCGCCCCGAAATTATACGCCTTGCATGCGTGCTGCAAAAACTGGACGCTTCGGAGGCCATTGACCATATATTGGTGCATACCGGACAAAACTACGATTACGAACTGAATGAGGTTTTCTTTGAGGATCTGGGTTTAAGAAAACCGGATCATTTCCTGAATGCTGCCGGTGCTAACGCAACGACTACAGCCGGACAAATCCTGATTAATATAGATCCTGTTCTGGAACAGGAAAAACCGGATGCTTTCCTGGTACTGGGTGATACAAATTCTTGTTTGTGTGCCATTGCAGCTAAGAAACGTCATATCCCTATCTTTCACATGGAAGCGGGTAACCGTTGTTTTGATCAACGTGTGCCTGAAGAGAGCAACCGTAAGATTGTAGACCACACATCGGATATCAATATGACTTACAGTGATATTGCCCGTGAATATCTTTTGGCTGAAGGGTTGAGACCTGACAGGGTGATTAAGACGGGAAGTCCGATGTATGAGGTACTTCACCAATATCTGCCTAAAGTGCAGAAATCTACGGTTTTGGAAAAACTAGGTTTGGTGAAAGGGGAATATTTTGTGGTTTCGGCTCACCGCGAAGAAAATATCGCTTCTGAAAAGAATTTCTTTAATCTGGTTACGGTACTGAATTCCGTGGCTGAGAAGTTTAACTGTCCGATTATTGTGTCCTGTCACCCACGTACCCGTAAGATGATTGAGAAGCACAATGTGCAGTTCCACGAACAGGTGAAACTGATGAAACCGATGGGGTTGAGTGATTACCTGGCATTGCAGGTCAATTCAAAGACTGTATTTTCTGACAGTGGAACGATCTCAGAAGAATCATCTATACTTAATTTTCGTGCACTCAACATTCGTGAAGCCCACGAACGTCCAGAAGCAATGGAAGAGGCTTCTGTAATGATGGTTGGCCTGAATCCTGAACGGGTGATGCAAGGACTGGTTCAGTTGCAGTATCAGAAAACAGGAGAAGAGAGAAACTTCCGTCCAGTAGCTGATTACAGTATGTCTAATGTTTCTGATAAGGTTGTCAGGATTATTCTTTCTTATACAGACTATATTAAACGCGTTGTTTGGAACGAAAAATAA
- a CDS encoding glycosyltransferase, translating to MKDVLFIGCLYSDLQKDYFIAKSKRGYQFAAQNLQESLIEGFIANKVDLTVITIPSLSRYPFGYKDPLVKSCSYVYKNQLLGKSIGYNNIAFLRRLPLSLIKYNVDQWLKKTSNTKCVVVYGLHKWLMEAALMIKEMDQSIKLCVIVPDLPKFMGCNRFFKILGIQKRNIRKIYSMIPKFDSYVVLAESMLDDLNVREKPFVVIEGIFSDNVKEKNVKDLHKVILYTGNIGERYGILNLIKAFEFINSNDYQLWIRGNGSTKDFILKKSKEDQRIKYFAQMSKNELNKLQKTATILVNPVPASSEFTQYFFPSKTMDYLASGTPVLMYELSCLPVEYKEYLYFFDSEEPQSMAKTIVNICSLSPDELRNKGEVASKFILNQKNPRVQVKKIINLIESL from the coding sequence ATGAAGGATGTATTATTTATTGGATGTTTGTACTCAGATTTGCAAAAGGATTACTTCATAGCAAAGTCTAAACGTGGGTATCAGTTTGCAGCTCAGAACTTACAAGAGTCTCTAATAGAGGGTTTTATTGCAAATAAAGTTGATTTGACTGTTATTACAATTCCTTCTTTAAGTAGATATCCCTTTGGTTACAAGGATCCTTTAGTTAAATCATGTAGCTATGTATACAAAAATCAATTATTGGGTAAAAGCATTGGGTACAACAATATCGCATTTCTTAGACGGCTCCCACTATCATTGATTAAATATAACGTTGATCAATGGTTGAAGAAGACATCAAATACGAAATGCGTTGTTGTTTATGGCCTTCATAAATGGTTGATGGAAGCTGCTTTAATGATAAAAGAAATGGATCAGAGTATTAAACTTTGTGTTATTGTTCCAGATTTACCAAAATTTATGGGGTGCAATCGTTTTTTTAAAATTTTAGGCATTCAAAAACGTAATATCCGAAAAATATACTCAATGATACCAAAGTTTGATTCGTATGTTGTTCTTGCCGAATCGATGCTTGATGATTTGAATGTTAGGGAAAAACCTTTTGTAGTAATTGAAGGTATTTTTTCAGATAATGTTAAAGAAAAAAATGTTAAAGATTTACATAAGGTGATTTTATATACTGGAAATATTGGTGAACGTTATGGCATATTAAACCTTATTAAAGCATTTGAATTTATTAATTCTAATGACTATCAATTATGGATTAGAGGGAACGGATCAACTAAGGATTTTATTTTGAAAAAAAGCAAAGAGGATCAAAGAATTAAATATTTTGCTCAAATGAGTAAAAATGAGTTGAATAAGCTACAAAAAACAGCCACGATACTCGTAAATCCTGTACCTGCTAGTTCTGAATTTACACAATATTTTTTTCCGTCAAAAACAATGGACTATCTTGCAAGTGGTACTCCTGTATTGATGTATGAGTTATCATGCTTGCCAGTTGAATACAAAGAATATTTGTATTTTTTTGATAGTGAGGAACCCCAAAGTATGGCTAAAACAATTGTGAATATTTGCAGTTTATCTCCAGACGAATTAAGAAATAAAGGTGAAGTTGCATCAAAATTCATATTGAATCAAAAAAATCCAAGAGTTCAAGTTAAAAAAATTATCAACCTAATTGAATCTTTATAA
- a CDS encoding glycosyltransferase family 2 protein, which translates to MSHFDVPVCLIIFKRSDKAAAIVDQISRIKPAKLYLIGDGPRNKEEKADVLMCRKTVESHITWDCEVVKYYSEKNRGVYENIAGGAKWVFQRESFAIFLEDDNYPAISFFQFCREMLLKYKEDNRIMWVCGTNYLKEYKPIDGSDYVFTQLMLPCGWASWSHKFTKFYDGNLDLFRVPYLLDYVKGKYNNKTLLRQNIRSWNLENSRIMAGLKPISWDFQMAYSLRVHNLLGIAPKYNLIRNIGADNFSMHGHDSMNNEMTKRFCELETRDLIFPLNHPKLCFVDLNFEKLTELIIIQPFMVRLKSAIGPSIKKFLNIPSNISVTKKKSSVNNRKTTIK; encoded by the coding sequence ATGAGTCATTTTGATGTTCCTGTATGTTTAATTATCTTCAAGAGAAGCGATAAAGCTGCAGCAATTGTAGATCAAATTTCAAGAATTAAACCAGCAAAACTTTATTTGATAGGTGATGGACCAAGAAATAAGGAAGAAAAAGCCGATGTTTTAATGTGTCGAAAAACTGTTGAATCGCATATTACTTGGGACTGCGAAGTTGTAAAATACTATTCTGAAAAGAATAGAGGGGTTTACGAAAATATCGCAGGAGGTGCAAAATGGGTTTTCCAACGTGAATCTTTTGCGATATTCCTAGAAGATGACAATTATCCAGCAATTTCTTTTTTTCAATTTTGTCGTGAAATGCTCTTAAAATACAAAGAAGATAATAGAATAATGTGGGTTTGTGGTACAAACTACCTTAAAGAGTATAAACCTATTGATGGTAGTGATTATGTTTTTACACAATTAATGCTTCCCTGTGGTTGGGCTTCATGGTCTCATAAATTTACAAAATTTTACGATGGTAATTTGGATTTATTTCGTGTTCCATATTTATTAGATTATGTTAAGGGAAAATATAATAACAAAACCCTGTTACGGCAAAATATTAGATCATGGAATCTTGAAAATTCACGAATTATGGCTGGATTAAAGCCAATTTCGTGGGATTTTCAAATGGCTTACTCTTTAAGGGTGCATAATCTTTTGGGAATTGCTCCAAAATATAACTTGATTCGCAATATAGGGGCTGATAATTTTTCTATGCATGGACATGATTCTATGAATAATGAAATGACTAAAAGATTTTGTGAGCTTGAAACAAGAGATCTTATTTTCCCTTTAAATCATCCTAAGCTTTGTTTTGTTGACTTGAATTTTGAAAAATTAACTGAATTAATAATTATTCAACCTTTTATGGTAAGGTTGAAATCTGCAATTGGACCGTCTATTAAGAAATTCTTAAATATACCAAGTAATATTAGTGTTACTAAAAAAAAGTCTTCGGTAAATAATCGGAAAACGACTATAAAATGA